The genomic region TCTCACCCTGAGATATCCGTTCTCGTCGACACCGCAGAAGTTCACGTTCGTGCCTCTGGGTTTGTAGTATTCGTGGTAGCGCAGTGCGGGGCCGAATTTTTTAAGGTCGGCGTTCTCCACATCATCGCTGAAGATGACGCAGTGGGGCACTCCCGTGTTCACACTGTTCACCTCTATCTTTTCACCCTCAACATCGAGGGTGTATGATTCCTTGTAGTCTTTAGGCTCGGTCATGCGCACTTTAACATCCGGCTCGTCTTTTATCTCGGCCTCTATTATGCCTGCCAGCGTTTCGAAAGACATTTTTTTGCCTGCGATACCGTTCAGATATGCAAAGCGGGCGGCACAGCGTGAACCGTTTCCGCACATCTCTGCCACAGAACCGTCGGAGTTATAGAACTGCCATGAAAAATCCGTCCCCTGCTTCGGAGCCTCTATCAGAAAAAGTCCGTCCGCACCCACAGACACGCATCTGGCACACGTTTTTACAACGAAATCAACAAGGTTGATGCCGTCCATCCTGCCGTCACGGTTGTCGATGATGATAAAGTCGTTTCCTGAACCGCTCATTTTGTAGAAGGGGATTTTTCTCATATATTTTTACCTGTTCTAAGGAAAGCCGGAACTGATTCCGGTCCTGTTAAGTCTGCGTAAGTTTCTCTTCGCCTTATTATAAAGTAATTTCCGCCGGACACAAGCACTTCCGCCGCTCTGGGGCGTGAGTTATAGTTGCTGGACATGCTCATTCCGTAAGCACCTGCGCTCATAACGGCATAAAGCCCGTCAACTGGTACGTCTGCGGCCTCTCTGTCACGAGCCAGAAAGTCTCCTGTCTCGCATATGGGCCCAACCACATCGCATTTTATCTTCGCATCCGTCTCACGAACGGGAAGGATAGAGTGGTATGCGTCATAAAGTGACGGTCTGGCCAGATCGTTCATGGCGGCATCAACCACCTTGAAATGCTTGGCTTCTGTGTCCTTTGTGTAAAGCACACGGGTCACCAGCGCCCCTGCGTTGCCGGAAATGTTCCTGCCCGGCTCAAATATCAGGGTAACGTCCAGATCACGGACGGCCTCAAGAACCGCTGCGGCATATTCGCTGTGGTTCGGCGGCGTTTCGCCGTTATATGTTATGCCGAGACCTCCGCCCATGTCCAGATATTTTATATCAATTCCGTCAGCCCGCAAGTCTTTAATAAGGCTTGCCATAATCTTTGCGGCCTCCCCAAAGGGGGAAACCTCGGTGAGCTGGGAGCCGATATGGCAGTGAACGCCTTCAACATCAAGCCATTCAAGGGTTGCGGCGTATCTGAACTGCTCTTTAACGGTGTCGGCGGAGATGCCGAATTTATTCTTTTTAAGTCCTGTGGAGATATAGGGGTGGGTCTTGGGGTCTACGTTCGGGTTGACACGGATGGCAACTCTCGCACGTTTTCCCGTGCTTCCGGCAACCTCGTTCAGAACGTCAAGTTCCTGAGCCGATTCCGCATTGAACATCAGTATTCCGGCTTCCAGAGCCTCTTTTATCTCCTGACGGGTCTTGCCCACTCCCGCATAAACTATCTTTTCAGGGTCAATTCCTGCACGCAAAGCCCTGTAAAGCTCGCCGCCGGAAACTATGTCCGCACCTGCGCCAAGAGAGCCGAGAAGCCCCAGCACACCGATATTGGAACAGGACTTTACAGCGAAGCAGATTATATTTTTCCTGCTCTGGAAAGCGTTTGCGAAGTTATTGTAGCTGTCTGTAAAAGATTTTGCGCTGTAGACGTAAAAAGGAGTGCCGATCTCTGATGCGATCTGCTCAAGGGCTGTTTCTTCGCAGTGCATCGTTCCGTTTTGATAAGAAAAATAATTCATTATAGCTCCCCGAAAATTATCACGCAAAGAGCCGAATCTGCAAAAGTCTATAGAACGCTACCACCGCAAAACACTTTTGTCAAAGTGATTAATCCCTTTCCGTGCCGAACTGGAGACGGCATAAGTTCGAATATATATCGCAGGTTTCAATAAGCTCCGAGTGCCTGCCAGTTGCCATGACACGGCCCTTGTCCAGAACCACTATCATGTCGGCATTTACAATGGTCGAAAGCCTGTGGGCAATAACGAAGCTGGTTCTGCCCTTCATAAGGTTTGAAAGTGCCTGCTGAACTATCCTTTCGGATTCCGTATCCAGAGCACTGGTGGCCTCGTCAAGGATGAGTATCGGAGGGTTCAGAAGCAGTGCACGGGCTATGGTGAGCCTCTGTTTCTGGCCGCCTGAGAGCCTGTCGCCCCTCTCGCCGATAACGGTGTCGAAGCCTTCGGTCAGCTCGTTTATAAATCCCGTGGCATATGCGCTGTCAGCGGCTTTCTTTATCTTTTCCATATCGGCGTCCTGAACGCCGTAGGCTATGTTGTTCTTAACGGATTCGTTGAACAGGAAAGGCTCCTGAGAAACTATGCCTATGTTTGTTCTGAGGGAGTTCAGGCTGAACTCACGGATGTCCGTTCCGCCGATGGTTATGCGGCCTCCGGTAACATCGTAAAATCTGGGGATCAGCGCCGCAATGGTACTTTTTCCCGCACCGCTGGAGCCCACCAGAGCAACTGTCATTCCGGGCTTAACGTCCAGATTGACGCCGTTGAGAACTATGTCCTCTCCGGTTTGATACTTAAAGGTGACATCCTCGAAACGGATCTCCTTGCCCTCGGCTTTGCAGATCAGAGTGCCGTCGTTGTCCAGCATCTCGTTCTGCTCGTCCATCAGCTCAAAAATCCTGTCGGCGGACGCAAGAGCCGTCTGCACGGTGGTGTTGTCGGAGATTATCTTTTTAAAGGGTTCGAACATAAGTCCGAATGCCGTTACGAACGAAAAGAATGTTCCGGGTGTCGTGTTGCCCTTTATAACTTCATATCCGCCGTAGAAAATTATTCCTGCGATGGCAAATCCTGCTATGGTCTCCATCAGAGGGGAGCTGAGGGCGGACACCGCAAGCTTTTTCAGCTTGAAGTGCACCTCTCTGTCGTTGAGACGGGTGAATTTTTCAATCTCCCTGTCCTCGGACGCAAAGGCTTTGACAACCTTTACCCCTGTGAAGCTCTCCTGAAGAGCTGAGGAGACTATGCCCACCTGCTCCTGCTCCTTGCGGCTGTACTTTTTAATCATCTTTCCGGATTTTTTTATAAGTATCAGCATAAAAGGCAGGGCAATGAATATCGTGGAACCGAGTTTGAAGTCCTGATAGAGCACTACGCCTATGAGGAAGAAGACAGAAAGTGAGTCACGGAATATCTTTACTGAAGCGGGGATGGCGTTCTGCATGTTGTTTGCATCACTGATAATTCTGGCCATCATTGTTCCGGTTTCGTTTGAATCGTAATAGCGCATGGGCAGATAGATCATCTTGGCATAAAGCTCTTCCCGCAGCTTTTTAATGGCCATCTGGGCGGCATACTGCATCTGATGAACCTGAACGTACCTTGCGCCCAGCCTTATGGTATATATCACCAGAATGATCATAGGTATAAGCCGGAGCATATTCTCGTTTTTACCTATAAAGATATCATCCAGAACGTGTTTTACGATGTATGCGGTTGCGCCGTCCGTTGCGGAAACGATAGCCGACGCTATCAGCGCAAAAATGATCTTGTTTCTGTTGGGTTTGAAATATTGGTATATGCGTTTCAGTCTGCTCATTGAATCATTGTTACAGCAGTGGTAAAGGTTTTTCAACCGATTTTAGATATTTTTGTAAAATTACACAACCTAGCCGTATTTCTTCGCCGCTTCACGAAACCATTTAAGGGCGGCCTTGTTGTCCCTTTTGGTTCCCCTGCCACCGCTCAGCATGCATCCCAGATTATACATTGCCTCACCGTGTCCCTGCTCTGCGGCCTTTGTGTACC from Seleniivibrio woodruffii harbors:
- the dapF gene encoding diaminopimelate epimerase; the encoded protein is MRKIPFYKMSGSGNDFIIIDNRDGRMDGINLVDFVVKTCARCVSVGADGLFLIEAPKQGTDFSWQFYNSDGSVAEMCGNGSRCAARFAYLNGIAGKKMSFETLAGIIEAEIKDEPDVKVRMTEPKDYKESYTLDVEGEKIEVNSVNTGVPHCVIFSDDVENADLKKFGPALRYHEYYKPRGTNVNFCGVDENGYLRVRTYERGVEGETMACGTGSVACAMFAVSKGLLKSPVTVKTTSGKLLKVYLEDGKVYLEGEARIIYTGELNEEAVNY
- the lysA gene encoding diaminopimelate decarboxylase encodes the protein MNYFSYQNGTMHCEETALEQIASEIGTPFYVYSAKSFTDSYNNFANAFQSRKNIICFAVKSCSNIGVLGLLGSLGAGADIVSGGELYRALRAGIDPEKIVYAGVGKTRQEIKEALEAGILMFNAESAQELDVLNEVAGSTGKRARVAIRVNPNVDPKTHPYISTGLKKNKFGISADTVKEQFRYAATLEWLDVEGVHCHIGSQLTEVSPFGEAAKIMASLIKDLRADGIDIKYLDMGGGLGITYNGETPPNHSEYAAAVLEAVRDLDVTLIFEPGRNISGNAGALVTRVLYTKDTEAKHFKVVDAAMNDLARPSLYDAYHSILPVRETDAKIKCDVVGPICETGDFLARDREAADVPVDGLYAVMSAGAYGMSMSSNYNSRPRAAEVLVSGGNYFIIRRRETYADLTGPESVPAFLRTGKNI
- a CDS encoding ABC transporter ATP-binding protein, with product MSRLKRIYQYFKPNRNKIIFALIASAIVSATDGATAYIVKHVLDDIFIGKNENMLRLIPMIILVIYTIRLGARYVQVHQMQYAAQMAIKKLREELYAKMIYLPMRYYDSNETGTMMARIISDANNMQNAIPASVKIFRDSLSVFFLIGVVLYQDFKLGSTIFIALPFMLILIKKSGKMIKKYSRKEQEQVGIVSSALQESFTGVKVVKAFASEDREIEKFTRLNDREVHFKLKKLAVSALSSPLMETIAGFAIAGIIFYGGYEVIKGNTTPGTFFSFVTAFGLMFEPFKKIISDNTTVQTALASADRIFELMDEQNEMLDNDGTLICKAEGKEIRFEDVTFKYQTGEDIVLNGVNLDVKPGMTVALVGSSGAGKSTIAALIPRFYDVTGGRITIGGTDIREFSLNSLRTNIGIVSQEPFLFNESVKNNIAYGVQDADMEKIKKAADSAYATGFINELTEGFDTVIGERGDRLSGGQKQRLTIARALLLNPPILILDEATSALDTESERIVQQALSNLMKGRTSFVIAHRLSTIVNADMIVVLDKGRVMATGRHSELIETCDIYSNLCRLQFGTERD